One part of the Girardinichthys multiradiatus isolate DD_20200921_A chromosome 10, DD_fGirMul_XY1, whole genome shotgun sequence genome encodes these proteins:
- the bhlha15 gene encoding class A basic helix-loop-helix protein 15 isoform X2, which produces MDLNEEAHWRISSEQMTELAGDHEEELVQQSSLTFLDPFIKGFLNQNNQTGPTFHTKDIFYWIKNFLKEATQPHTFVMDTFNRFIILSDNCITINKLCGIYSSQNLRTFVKYRGSSGSDYKMSVIKHGSAQRSSCLVTSCEDTDRDYLSTCKPKSNQKSSRNDEHPRRPWRRDETETMKMKMKMKKSVSFEEDVIVYLFDQETPTIKLQSEPRTPLPFNYPCHLPDVMSEDNDLQWEDDFSALEFVRQPANVSLQTNSWTSRTGPECCFPSQTCLFLTYVIESDLEL; this is translated from the exons ATGGACCT GAATGAAGAGGCCCACTGGCGGATTTCCTCAGAGCAGATGACAGAGCTTGCAGGGGACCATGAAGAGG AGCTCGTCCAACAATCATCGCTAACTTTTTTAGATCCCTTTATCAAAGGTTTTCTAAACCAGAACAACCAGACAGGACCTACTTTCCATACAAAGGACATTTTTTATTGGATTAAAAACTTTTTGAAGGAAGCAACCCAACCTCATACCTTTGTGATGGATACCTTCAACAGGTTCATCATTCTTTCTGATAATTGTAtaactataaataaattatgtgGTATTTACTCCTCTCAGAATTTGAGGACATTTGTGAAATATAGAGGAAGTTCTGGTAGTGATTACAAGATGTCTGTTATAAAGCACGGCAGTGCCCAAAGATCTTCTTGTCTCGTTACGAGTTGTGAGGATACTGACAGAGATTATCTAAGCACATGCAAGCCTAAAAGTAATCAGAAATCCAGTCGAAACGATGAACATCCACGAAGACCATGGAGAAGGGATGAGACAgagacaatgaaaatgaaaatgaaaatgaagaagAGTGTGTCCTTTGAAGAGGATGTCATTGTCTACCTGTTTGATCAG GAAACACCCACCATCAAGCTGCAATCAGAACCCCGCACACCTCTGCCATTTAATTACCCCTGCCACCTGCCTGATGTTATGTCAGAAGACAACG ACCTGCAGTGGGAGGATGACTTCTCAGCTTTGGAGTTTGTCCGACAACCTGCTAATGTTTCCCTGCAGACAAACAGCTGGACTTCTCGGACCGGTCCAGAGTGTTGCTTTCCGTCCCAAACTTGCCTGTTCCTCACCTATGTCATCGAGTCAGACCTTGAACTGTGA
- the bhlha15 gene encoding class A basic helix-loop-helix protein 15 isoform X1: MDLNEEAHWRISSEQMTELAGDHEEGTCIYVLDCNKYSALNSWRSTEHTSYCLTLSRLYFPHHFCPPTELVQQSSLTFLDPFIKGFLNQNNQTGPTFHTKDIFYWIKNFLKEATQPHTFVMDTFNRFIILSDNCITINKLCGIYSSQNLRTFVKYRGSSGSDYKMSVIKHGSAQRSSCLVTSCEDTDRDYLSTCKPKSNQKSSRNDEHPRRPWRRDETETMKMKMKMKKSVSFEEDVIVYLFDQETPTIKLQSEPRTPLPFNYPCHLPDVMSEDNDLQWEDDFSALEFVRQPANVSLQTNSWTSRTGPECCFPSQTCLFLTYVIESDLEL, translated from the exons ATGGACCT GAATGAAGAGGCCCACTGGCGGATTTCCTCAGAGCAGATGACAGAGCTTGCAGGGGACCATGAAGAGGGTACCTGCATCTATGTCCTTGATTGCAATAAGTACTCAGCCCTAAACTCTTGGAGAAGCACTGAGCACACATCATATTGCCTAACTTTATCTCGTTTATACTTTCCTCACCACTTTTGTCCTCCAACAGAGCTCGTCCAACAATCATCGCTAACTTTTTTAGATCCCTTTATCAAAGGTTTTCTAAACCAGAACAACCAGACAGGACCTACTTTCCATACAAAGGACATTTTTTATTGGATTAAAAACTTTTTGAAGGAAGCAACCCAACCTCATACCTTTGTGATGGATACCTTCAACAGGTTCATCATTCTTTCTGATAATTGTAtaactataaataaattatgtgGTATTTACTCCTCTCAGAATTTGAGGACATTTGTGAAATATAGAGGAAGTTCTGGTAGTGATTACAAGATGTCTGTTATAAAGCACGGCAGTGCCCAAAGATCTTCTTGTCTCGTTACGAGTTGTGAGGATACTGACAGAGATTATCTAAGCACATGCAAGCCTAAAAGTAATCAGAAATCCAGTCGAAACGATGAACATCCACGAAGACCATGGAGAAGGGATGAGACAgagacaatgaaaatgaaaatgaaaatgaagaagAGTGTGTCCTTTGAAGAGGATGTCATTGTCTACCTGTTTGATCAG GAAACACCCACCATCAAGCTGCAATCAGAACCCCGCACACCTCTGCCATTTAATTACCCCTGCCACCTGCCTGATGTTATGTCAGAAGACAACG ACCTGCAGTGGGAGGATGACTTCTCAGCTTTGGAGTTTGTCCGACAACCTGCTAATGTTTCCCTGCAGACAAACAGCTGGACTTCTCGGACCGGTCCAGAGTGTTGCTTTCCGTCCCAAACTTGCCTGTTCCTCACCTATGTCATCGAGTCAGACCTTGAACTGTGA
- the bhlha15 gene encoding class A basic helix-loop-helix protein 15 isoform X3: MKRVPASMSLIAIKLVQQSSLTFLDPFIKGFLNQNNQTGPTFHTKDIFYWIKNFLKEATQPHTFVMDTFNRFIILSDNCITINKLCGIYSSQNLRTFVKYRGSSGSDYKMSVIKHGSAQRSSCLVTSCEDTDRDYLSTCKPKSNQKSSRNDEHPRRPWRRDETETMKMKMKMKKSVSFEEDVIVYLFDQETPTIKLQSEPRTPLPFNYPCHLPDVMSEDNDLQWEDDFSALEFVRQPANVSLQTNSWTSRTGPECCFPSQTCLFLTYVIESDLEL, from the exons ATGAAGAGGGTACCTGCATCTATGTCCTTGATTGCAATAA AGCTCGTCCAACAATCATCGCTAACTTTTTTAGATCCCTTTATCAAAGGTTTTCTAAACCAGAACAACCAGACAGGACCTACTTTCCATACAAAGGACATTTTTTATTGGATTAAAAACTTTTTGAAGGAAGCAACCCAACCTCATACCTTTGTGATGGATACCTTCAACAGGTTCATCATTCTTTCTGATAATTGTAtaactataaataaattatgtgGTATTTACTCCTCTCAGAATTTGAGGACATTTGTGAAATATAGAGGAAGTTCTGGTAGTGATTACAAGATGTCTGTTATAAAGCACGGCAGTGCCCAAAGATCTTCTTGTCTCGTTACGAGTTGTGAGGATACTGACAGAGATTATCTAAGCACATGCAAGCCTAAAAGTAATCAGAAATCCAGTCGAAACGATGAACATCCACGAAGACCATGGAGAAGGGATGAGACAgagacaatgaaaatgaaaatgaaaatgaagaagAGTGTGTCCTTTGAAGAGGATGTCATTGTCTACCTGTTTGATCAG GAAACACCCACCATCAAGCTGCAATCAGAACCCCGCACACCTCTGCCATTTAATTACCCCTGCCACCTGCCTGATGTTATGTCAGAAGACAACG ACCTGCAGTGGGAGGATGACTTCTCAGCTTTGGAGTTTGTCCGACAACCTGCTAATGTTTCCCTGCAGACAAACAGCTGGACTTCTCGGACCGGTCCAGAGTGTTGCTTTCCGTCCCAAACTTGCCTGTTCCTCACCTATGTCATCGAGTCAGACCTTGAACTGTGA